Proteins from a single region of Thalassophryne amazonica chromosome 22, fThaAma1.1, whole genome shotgun sequence:
- the LOC117504426 gene encoding zinc finger protein 331-like: MAWKSEGSPLPLASLHLLVPPVRLMSAFMWKVVKHHNVLQYDKLVDFIALVTEIVPDLLNPDQKAQLVLGLRARLVLELCRGDGLANLLIIQSHLDKIYACSAELNSSHHLMSADALKVLYTNFAGLVQKLLNAPLEKERFFQEVFSANYGSAYNQQLQQLVSKFLSRLEQLLPVPDLQQTAAWLTETSSTQELGLDLSQPFALERLLLHHTQLGTLSDAPCCGDDVILSVLSLPAQTEAETFSETYSENEDFQNEHEILVVLEEEGSRQNSDDCFEENQSGHKSPQCSLTHHLKKKHQVGPVQKKRSLRKSTRGTQPKNKYLIADEKKEQDGNPEKPKKRLKEKQECRQKKGDTENKKRGKPKEPMGGDRRFLTTRPINKNFTEEEIKCPKCQKVFELPNQLKTHMKLHTLPYHCSQCEKGFTSSSGYYQHQRLHRRGRIFTCCRCSKGFLCQYSLKQHERLHEGPSNLCTICGKTFSKAGIVRHIHMHKGERNYLCTTCGKSFLSSGELLLHTRSHTGETPHTCSHCGKGFSTKSHLIVHMRSHTGERPYVCSQCSKRFITLNCLKRHTLIHNGVKPFKCTVCEKTFSQQGNLKRHLTTHTPDLST, from the exons ATGGCTTGGAAAAGTGAAG GTTCTCCTCTCCCTCTGGCCTCCTTGCACCTCCTGGTGCCTCCTGTCAGGCTGATGTCCGCTTTCATGTGGAAAGTTGTGAAGCACCACAACGTGCTGCAGTACGACAAGCTGGTGGATTTCATCGCTTTGGTGACAGAGATCGTTCCAGACCTCCTGAATCCGGATCAGAAGGCTCAGCTCGTCCTGGGTCTCCGAGCGAGG CTGGTTCTGGAGTTATGTCGTGGCGATGGCTTAGCTAACTTGCTGATCATCCAAAGCCACTTGGATAAAATCTATGCCTGCAGCGCTGAACTGAACTCATCTCACCATCTG ATGAGCGCCGATGCACTAAAGGTTTTGTACACCAACTTTGCCGGTCTCGTCCAGAAGTTGTTGAATGCACCACTGGAAAAGGAACGCTTCTTCCAG GAGGTTTTTTCTGCAAACTATGGATCTGCCTACAACCAACAACTGCAGCAGCTGGTGTCCAAGTTCCTGTCTAGGTTGGAGCAGCTGTTGCCCGTACCGGACTTGCAGCAG ACAGCAGCGTGGCTGACCGAAACATCTTCAACACAGGAACTGGGCCTTGATCTGTCTCAACCTTTTGCCCTGGAGAGACTCCTGCTTCATCACACACAGCTGGGAACTCTGAGCGATG CTCCTTGCTGCGGTGATGATGTCATCTTATCCGTTCTGTCTCTTCCTGCTCAAACTGAAGCGGAGACGTTCTCCGAGACATACAGCGAGAACGAGGATTTCCAGAATGAGCACGAAATTCTGGTGGTGTTGGAGGAAGAAGGGTCACGTCAGAATTCAGACGATTGTTTTGAGGAGAACCAGTCAGGTCATAAAA GTCCTCAGTGCTCGTTGACTCACCACCTGAAGAAGAAGCACCAAGTCGGTCCTGTTCAGAAAAAGAGATCTTTGAGGAAATCAACACGAGGGACTCAGCCAAAAAACAAATACTTGATCGCGGATGAAAAGAAAGAACAAGATGGAAATCCGGAGAAACCAAAAAAGAGACTCAAGGAGAAACAGGAATGCAGACAGAAAAAAGGAGACACGGAAAATAAGAAGCGCGGGAAGCCAAAAGAGCCGATGGGAGGTGACAGGCGGTTTCTGACAACGCGCCCCATCAACAAAAACTTCACAGAAGAAGAGATCAAATGTCCAAAGTGTCAAAAGGTTTTTGAGCTTCCGAATcagctgaaaacacacatgaagcTACACACGCTGCCGTATCACTGCAGCCAGTGTGAGAAAGGATTCACCAGCTCGTCAGGGTACTATCAGCACCAGAGGCTCCACAGGAGAGGCCGGATCTTCACGTGCTGTCGCTGCAGCAAGGGATTCCTCTGCCAGTACTCGCTCAAGCAGCACGAGCGCCTGCACGAAGGCCCCAGCAACCTGTGCACCATCTGCGGCAAAACCTTCAGTAAAGCGGGCATTGTGCGACACATCCACATGCATAAAGGCGAGAGGAACTACTTGTGCACCACCTGCGGGAAGTCGTTTCTGTCTTCAGGCGAGCTGCTGCTGCACACGCGGAGTCACACGGGCGAGACGCCGCACACCTGCAGCCACTGCGGGAAGGGCTTCTCCACCAAAAGTCACCTGATTGTTCACATGCGCTCTCACACGGGGGAGCGGCCGTATGTGTGTTCACAGTGTTCCAAGCGCTTCATCACGCTGAACTGCCTGAAGAGACACACACTCATCCACAATGGCGTGAAGCCGTTTAAGTGCACAGTCTGCGAGAAAACGTTCTCCCAGCAGgggaacttaaaaagacatttgacGACTCACACGCCCGACCTGTCAACTTGA